The following proteins are co-located in the Haloarcula marismortui ATCC 43049 genome:
- a CDS encoding halocyanin domain-containing protein, with amino-acid sequence MALSRRQFVGAAAGTAALAATGTATAQEEPDYGGWFDDVSNYDGTVDKRGQDTVTITVGAQGNNGAFAFDPPAVMVSPGTEVVWEWNGEGGGHNVVSDGDGPLDSGSPVSEAGTTYSHTFESEGMFKYVCVPHETLGMKGAVVVRPGGSGDGGSGGQQQQGPPENPDYGGWFDDVSNYDGTTVDRTDADSVEISVGAQGNNGAFAFDPPAVRVTPGTEVTWTWTGEGGGHNVVSDGDGPLESGDPVSESGTTYSHTFEEMGVYKYVCTPHESLGMKGAVVVGGPLDGSGGGSGGESGQEGGGIELSGPQWLLSGSVLLAFFSPLLFAVAMRRRQNGRPPQMGEGGELQRATGPEPVEEAAETEPAVELGHDEYDPKGTAALVAFYFVLIGLLWVFMYFVEFLGRVSIIG; translated from the coding sequence ATGGCGCTGAGTCGGCGACAGTTCGTCGGTGCCGCAGCCGGGACAGCGGCGCTGGCCGCGACCGGCACGGCGACAGCACAGGAGGAACCGGACTACGGCGGCTGGTTCGACGACGTTTCGAACTACGACGGGACCGTCGACAAGCGAGGCCAGGACACCGTGACAATCACCGTCGGCGCGCAGGGCAACAACGGCGCGTTCGCCTTCGACCCGCCCGCGGTGATGGTCAGCCCAGGTACAGAGGTTGTCTGGGAATGGAACGGTGAAGGCGGCGGTCACAACGTCGTCTCGGACGGCGACGGGCCACTTGATTCCGGGAGCCCGGTCAGCGAGGCCGGAACGACCTACAGCCACACCTTCGAGTCGGAGGGAATGTTCAAATACGTCTGTGTCCCTCACGAAACGCTCGGGATGAAGGGTGCCGTCGTCGTTCGGCCCGGTGGCTCCGGTGACGGCGGCTCCGGCGGACAACAGCAGCAAGGCCCACCCGAGAACCCGGATTACGGCGGCTGGTTCGACGATGTTTCGAACTACGACGGAACGACCGTCGACAGGACCGACGCTGACAGCGTCGAGATATCGGTCGGCGCACAGGGCAACAACGGCGCGTTCGCCTTCGACCCGCCAGCGGTTCGGGTGACACCCGGCACCGAAGTGACGTGGACCTGGACCGGTGAAGGCGGCGGTCACAACGTCGTCTCGGACGGTGACGGCCCGCTTGAGTCCGGTGACCCGGTCAGCGAATCCGGGACCACATACAGCCATACCTTCGAAGAGATGGGCGTGTACAAGTACGTCTGTACACCCCACGAATCGCTCGGGATGAAGGGCGCTGTCGTTGTCGGTGGCCCGCTTGATGGTAGCGGTGGCGGCAGTGGGGGCGAAAGCGGACAGGAGGGTGGCGGTATCGAACTCTCCGGCCCGCAGTGGCTTCTCTCAGGCTCGGTCCTGCTGGCGTTCTTCTCGCCGCTGCTGTTTGCCGTTGCGATGCGACGCCGCCAGAACGGGCGGCCGCCACAGATGGGTGAAGGTGGCGAACTGCAGCGGGCAACCGGCCCGGAGCCGGTTGAAGAGGCTGCAGAGACTGAACCGGCCGTTGAGCTGGGCCACGACGAGTACGACCCGAAGGGAACAGCGGCGCTGGTCGCCTTCTACTTCGTGTTGATCGGCCTGCTGTGGGTGTTCATGTACTTTGTCGAGTTCCTTGGCCGTGTCTCAATAATCGGGTGA
- a CDS encoding cytochrome c oxidase subunit II, with amino-acid sequence MQVHRFEKVWLGAALLLIVGFIATIAYGSVGVGVGMVDDSGGQISAEAVQNGNTGTQFDDPGVVQTGEDKYTVYVVARQFQFVPGSGDNPVQVPAGANVTFRVTSADVVHGFSVVETNINTMVIPGQVSEVSARFNEPGTYGLICHEYCGAAHHTMGGSVEVVPPEEYDMQQENIDQSADDAQAQEEADQ; translated from the coding sequence ATGCAGGTCCATAGATTCGAAAAAGTCTGGCTCGGTGCAGCGCTACTGCTCATCGTCGGGTTCATTGCGACCATCGCGTACGGCTCGGTCGGCGTTGGTGTCGGAATGGTCGACGATTCGGGCGGACAAATAAGTGCGGAAGCGGTACAGAACGGTAACACTGGGACTCAGTTCGACGACCCCGGTGTCGTTCAGACGGGCGAGGATAAGTACACCGTGTACGTCGTCGCCCGGCAGTTCCAGTTCGTTCCAGGAAGCGGTGACAATCCGGTTCAGGTGCCAGCAGGTGCCAACGTAACGTTCAGGGTGACCAGTGCAGACGTGGTGCACGGCTTCTCCGTGGTCGAAACCAACATCAACACGATGGTCATCCCGGGACAGGTCTCTGAGGTCTCGGCCCGGTTCAACGAACCCGGTACCTACGGGCTTATCTGCCACGAATACTGCGGGGCGGCCCATCACACGATGGGTGGCTCCGTCGAAGTGGTCCCGCCAGAGGAATACGATATGCAACAAGAGAACATTGACCAGTCTGCGGATGATGCACAGGCTCAGGAGGAAGCGGATCAGTAA